Genomic window (Magnolia sinica isolate HGM2019 chromosome 10, MsV1, whole genome shotgun sequence):
atGGAGATGATAATTTCTAATCGACTTTCAGAATTTGAACCAATCAGCAATAGCATATCTAATGTTCTCAGAGCTGCAAAGGCATCAATCAACAGAAAGATGGTAGCAGAAGGAAGGAAAGTGAAGAAGAACAGCCAACTCACTTGCATTAGATTAGATTCAGAGTGTAGCTGGAAACAAGTTATGAGCCCATTTCTAGGAAAATGCCATAAAATTGCTGGTGTTTATAGAATCATAGATTGACACCATGAAAAGCAAACCAAACAGagtgcttttttttttgtctgtTTTCTTTAACAAACTCTATCAAATTGGGTAAATATAGAGATACTAATTGGCACTTCTGCTCAATTTGGATAATCGGCAAGGTTGGCCTTGTTGGTTTTATGATGTGTGACTGAGACAAGCATGGTGCAATTGTTAGAAAATCAGTTTTGGAGAAGTAAAACAGGATATAATGTATTGGAATCTTCTACTTGTGATCCACCATTTACACCCACTCTCATTGATCATGCACATACTTTCTACTTTGAGACCAAACTAGAAGGGGTGCATTCCAGTGGTACTGGTACACCACAGTAAGACAGATTTGGGGCCCAGTGACGTGTTAACAGAATCCAAACTGCCCATCATATGTGTCGCCTAAAGAAACCCAAcccaccaaaaatcagcccaatccaaacTCTGGTGAGCCATAGCACATGGAACATGTTGCAAGGGAACAGCAGAACAGGGATTCCATTTAGCCAACCTAAGTGGGTCCCAATAGAAATTCCCTTCATGCCCTCCATAAAAGACCATGAAGGGTCGCAACAGGATTGCCAGTACTCTTCCACACATCAAACGGATGCATATAAGCCCACTGTGAAGTGCTCAGGAAATTCCATATATTCCGAGTGAAAGGTTCTGAATTTGGCTGGGAAAATCATAATCCATCAGAAAATATGTTCTACACCGATCAGCTAGGTTCTCATTGATACGGCTATTCTAAGCACAAAAAGAAGTTAGTCCATGACCATCTGAATATGTCTTCCATAACAACCCGCCCTAAATAATAATCATCATTGCCTTACTACAACTAATTGGGTCGGCTACACAAATCCCGTTTTGCCATTCaatggaccatatcctcagttaaacacTCCCtcccagtctttttttttttcctaagaaTTCCTACAATCAGCCAAGTTTCTCATCTAATCAGTAGTTCGTTGGACAATCAAGGAGGAGAGAGATAAGTAATCACCTGATCACATGACAAGTTCAGAAGAGCATATGTATCTTAGAAACTAGTCCCACTGGAAACCTGCAATAGTAAAAGGGAAAAAAGGTGTTAATTAAAGGAGAGTATACAACAAATAGTCTTGAAAAGGCTTACTATAGTTAATAGGATCACAAAATTTATTCACAAGATAGGGCCAGTAATCAGCTATAATAAAAGATGTGCAAGTACATGATAAGTTTTCAAATGTTGACAACCTGGGAATTAGTCGGGCACAAAGATCAAGGATTTGAGGCAAGATCATATATATCGAAGGAAACGACTGTCACCCGCTGGAACACTGCATGTTTTAGTCAAGCATTCCAACATTAGAATATGATGCCTGCACGGAAAGAGGGGGGGTGGGAAGTTCACTCACGGAATTTCAACGGAAAACCCAAGTTGATCGCCAGTTAGCCCACCATGTAGCTGGCTTTCGAGTATGGCATCAGCAGCGTTAGAATTggctctgagagagagagagagagagagagaagggccaGTGAATTATGGTAGTTCCCGGTAACAAAAATTGGAAGCCCCCACAGGAGCAAGAAGAAAGTTATTGAGAAAAGCTCTCACCCTACACCCCTTGAATATGGACATTTGCGCTTGTCATGATCCGGATGCTGGCAGATCtgacattttcttttcttcttccgtTGCTCGTCCCGTGCAGGTTCAAGACCTCTTTTTGCTTTCCCATTTCTAGGCTCAGATGAACTCATGTCGCCCATCGGCTGATCTGGTAGATTGCCTTCGCAAATACCATCTTTGCAAGTGCTGCCATCAACTGGAAAGCTGGGGTCCATGAGTATCCCATCATCTAGTTTTGCAGCATCAACTTCTTCAAATGCCTTCCGTAGAGCACGCATCGCTACATTGTAAATATTTATGGTTGTCGCTGCTTCCCCAGCATATTTAATGGCCTGACGGCATAGATCATTGTATCGCGACATCCAAGATTCTTGACAATCAACTTGTATCTCGGCTTCGTCTTCATCGAATGTGACTATGCTCATGGGGTTTTTCGTCCACCTTTTCAAAATGTAACAAGATGGGAGCAGCGTGATGTTTTTCATAGAGAAGACTCTTAGAACATGTCTACAAAGAATGCCGGCATACTCAAACATTTTGCAGCTACAACTTGCCCTCTCTTCCGTAACATCAAATTTAACTGTGTATGGCCTCTTCTCGGCCCCAAATTCTACCACCCTTAGAGTGCTAATCGGCCCATCCTCCTTAGTTATTTCTGCAATATGGTGAAGACTCTGGAATAATTGCTCCTGAAATTCCAAGAATATTGTTCTTGTATAAATTTCTGCCGCTTGGCTCTCCAGAGGCAATCCTGTCTTCATTATCGGTTTCGTGTAGCTTGTCTTAAAATCATCTTCGAGTTCCATTTCGTACTGACTATCTATGAATTTTTCGCACTGATTAATGAATGCTTGCAGGGAGGTGTGTGCATTCATGTACCCGTCAAAGAATGAGTTTATACCTGCGCTTTGTCGGGTAAGAGAAATATTCACAAAGGAAGTGTCCTGTAAGTAGACTTGGACCCATTTATCACGACTTTTGTATAGTAATTGAAGCCATTCATTGTCGCTGAGTTCGTATTTATCAATGAGTGACTTCCAACATGATTCAAACTCATCATTTAACTCAGTCAAATTAATGCATTTAGCAAAATCGGCTACGAAATCTTGATTCTGTTCCAAATGACTCGATCTCTCCGAAAACTTTCTTAGGATGTTCCGCTTGCAAAAGCGGTGACGGGTTCTGGGGAATACCTTCACAACAGCTGCCTCTATGACTGGATCTTGATCGGTAATGAGTGAGAATGGATGTTGTCCAGACATTGCTTCAACCCATGTATTGAACAACCAAACAAACGAAGCTTCAGATTCGTCAAGCAGCAGCGCACAACCAAATAGGACCGGTTGTTTATGATGGTTAACCCCTGTGAAAAGAGCAAACGGAATTCCATAT
Coding sequences:
- the LOC131217548 gene encoding protein FAR1-RELATED SEQUENCE 5-like — encoded protein: MQGTRSKGNVAKEPYMGSKDGTERLTALAVLTRGCEPFENDPTGLSLIECRQMMSGDPYVGMEFESEEASTEFYCEYATRVGFCIRTNLRRRSRRDGSTIGLEFVCSREGFRTKKCPSKRPESRKGCKARIRIKKTESGKWAVVKFIKDHNHALDTPRDLPRLRSHRQGSNKPSGSNNIEFPLRDSTSYIRFLRRRVSGKDVETDAMIESLTGKPSDQDEETANPDPEVGMEFESEEAATLFYCEYARRVGFSIRTSLRRRSRRSGTTIGLKFVCSKEGFRRQKSTSARRETRQGCKAMIKMKRAEAGKWIISDIMKEHNHAFAVAKKVPLLQSHGPSSNQSGEHGGANSQERANYIQNLREKTLGRDAQYVIEYFKHMQAKNASFFHAIQVDKEYRMTNFFWADARARMAYNYFGDVVTLDTTYRTNQYGIPFALFTGVNHHKQPVLFGCALLLDESEASFVWLFNTWVEAMSGQHPFSLITDQDPVIEAAVVKVFPRTRHRFCKRNILRKFSERSSHLEQNQDFVADFAKCINLTELNDEFESCWKSLIDKYELSDNEWLQLLYKSRDKWVQVYLQDTSFVNISLTRQSAGINSFFDGYMNAHTSLQAFINQCEKFIDSQYEMELEDDFKTSYTKPIMKTGLPLESQAAEIYTRTIFLEFQEQLFQSLHHIAEITKEDGPISTLRVVEFGAEKRPYTVKFDVTEERASCSCKMFEYAGILCRHVLRVFSMKNITLLPSCYILKRWTKNPMSIVTFDEDEAEIQVDCQESWMSRYNDLCRQAIKYAGEAATTINIYNVAMRALRKAFEEVDAAKLDDGILMDPSFPVDGSTCKDGICEGNLPDQPMGDMSSSEPRNGKAKRGLEPARDEQRKKKRKCQICQHPDHDKRKCPYSRGVGANSNAADAILESQLHGGLTGDQLGFSVEIPVPAGDSRFLRYI